GGCTGATGACTAATGAGGACGGAAATAAGGgtgtgtgctttttttccctcaaaaaaccATTTCAAAACACCTGTGGCTCTTTCCTCCAAGAAAGGGAGTGCTGCTGTCCTGCAGAAACAGAGGGCGAAAGCCCCCTCTGCAAAGCACATTCATTTTCTCGAGTGCTTTTccctgcagagaggagctgagAAGCAAACAGTGCTGCCAGAAATgatgcttcaaaaaaaaaaaaaaggcacgaCCCTCTAGATGAAAAAAGGCAGCACTGATGTCGTCGCTTCCACCAAAGCTTTAGGATTCCAGAGAGCAGGAGAAGACAAGCACGACGCATCCCCACCCCGGTGAACGCTGGAGGCGTTGGCACTCAACTTCGCATCGGAGGGTCAGCAGCCTTCACCGGAGACCTGGGACTTGGAGAAACCAGGCTGCCCACCTCTAAATAGGCTCCAAGAAGCAGTTCAGATGGTGGTGAGCAAACCCAGAAAGCACACGGCTCTACATGGGAATAGCACAGTCCAAAGTTTTTCTCTGCCTTATTCCGAAGCAGAAATTCCATCTTGCCCAAGACTGGCAAGTCTTCCCTGGTCCATGGGCTTCCCTAGGAGGTCTTTTAACCTGAATATCCCCTATTATCACTAAGAAAGCTGCTCATTTAGTTTAAGGGGTGCAGTTATGGAACTGAAGGTCTTCAGCTTACGCTCAGGGATGATCCAAGCTGCCGGAGGATGGGGTTGGATGCATGAGAAATCAATACAAAGCAGGAAGGGGGCTGGAATTTTAGCCCTTTGCCAGCAGAAACTGCGGCTGCCTTGGTGCAGTTTTTTCCCTTGTAGCTTTTGGCATTGActgcaggagaagcaggaaTAGGGACAGGAAAACCATCAAGTGGCAGGCTGATGGCTGATAGCTGCAGGCTATTGCAGCATCACCTCACAAATCCATCCCTTCTTcacctttggagcctcccaagcTCAGAGCAGCAGGTCCCAATCGCAGCACGACTTCCTGGGGAAGGAATAAGGACCTTTCACTTCCCCTCGAGTCCCTTTCTCTCCCTAAAAAGCCTCCAGGTCCtgctaaacagagaaaaatccccaaaataaCAGTTCTACAGAGCTGCTTGAGGGGAAAAGCCTGAGTCCGACTCAACCTGTGACAGCAGCCACGGTGGTGATGCAGGGATGGAAAGGGGGACCTGGCAGTGGGACCAGCTCCAGGTTGGGTGGAGGAAAGGCCACAAAACCTCCTCTGGTTGCAGAGTTTTCCTGGTCTTGGTAAGAAAACTCTGCATGGCAGCCAGCGCCCAAAAAGCCGCTTCCTGCAAAGAGCGTTGGGATGCAGCAGCCtctgggatggagcagccactgtCTCAAGGGAAAAGCCCCTCTCCCAGGAACGCTCGGGATGCAGAAAGATAGCACGAGGCAGGTGGACCTGCTGAATTCACTTTGAAAAGCCAGGCGGTCGGCCAGCGGGATGGGGAGCTAGCCAGGCATTTaggaaaatcataaaatcacagaattgttaaggttggaaaagccctcgaagctcatccagtccaaccatcagcccaacaccccCATCCCTACTAATCCATggcccaaagtgccacagccacacattttttaacccctccagggatggaagctccaccactgccctgggcagcctctgccagggcttcatcgcccttttcagtaaagaaatttccccaatatccaatctaaacctcccctgacgcagCCTGAGGTCATTTCAACATCACGTTACTTGGTTGAAGAGACAGAGGACCCAGAGACTCTGCAAAGCTTTCCCCCACCACACTGGGCATCTTTTGCCTCAAAGCAGCTTCCTCCACGGGGAAATCCTACCTGGATCCCTGCCCTGGCCACAGCCAGGACTTTCTCAGCCAAGCTGAGGTCACCCCGTACCCTGTGGGCTCGTTGTACCCCTGGGAGAAGGAATAAAGCAAAGACTTTGCCTTCACCCTCTCCTCAGCTCCAGCCAGGGGCCAACCAGCCTGGCTCACCCCCATCTCAGTCTGAATCGCCCCTTCTTTATCCCATGCCTTCtgtttgggtaaaaaaaaaaatacaataaaaataataattaaaaaaaaacaaacaacaattaAAAATCCAGAGACAGAGAGTGCAGCCAGGACAGCAGAAAGGGCCACGCATGGCATGTGCTCCCCTGGATCCATGCACTGCGGGAAGAAGCTGCTCCCTGCCCACTGCCAGGAGCATCTCCTCTCCCGAGCGGAGATTTCACATTCATTTCACTGGAATGGCAAAGTCcgtttgctttttccttcaagGTGCTTTACATTCAAGAGCTATTGCAATCCACAGCGAGGAAACGAGGCTGGGGAggttccccagccccacaggttCTCTTGAGTTTGAttatttgatttaaataaaCTGCCCCAAACCTCTGAAGTTCAGTTCATCTCCAAATTTTGGGGAACTTGAAGGGGGCCGGCGGCTCCCAGCCTTAGCTCTCCCGTGGGTCGCTGTACTGCAGCTCCGAGTTGAAGACCTCTTTATAGAGGGGTGGGAAGTTCATGGCAGTCTCCGGGTGCAGGAGACGGAAAAATTCCAGCTTATCCAAGTGCAGGTTGCAAATGGTCTTCATCAAGGGCAGCTTGGAAACCATCTGCGGGGCAAGAAAGAGCTGATGACCACTGGGTTCATTATAGAATCAtcctcatggaatggtttgagttggaaagaaccacaaagcccatcccgttccacccctctgccatgggcagggacacctcccactggatcaggggctccaagccccatccaacctggccttgaacccctccagggatggggcagccaccgctgctctgggcaacctgggccagggactccccaccctcacaacaaaacatttctcttctcttcagaTCCAGCATTCACTGCCTTTTCCCCACTCTGGGAGACGTAGGTGGGTttgggtccccattggcttCAGGGCCACCAGTAGACACCTTCCAACTCTGAGCAGCCTGGCACCCACCTCTCCCAGTAAACCCAGTCCGTGGGAGAGCATGAGGAGCCTCCCAGTGCACCCCACTCCTGTCCCAGCTCCACCCCACGCAAAGCCTTTCCGAAACAGCCCTTGGAAAGAgaaattttcctctttcaacAGGTCCCAGGGCTGACCCCCCAGGTCCCAACATCCACCAGGTCTGACATCTCCCCGAGTCATAGGTGCTGTGCCCCCACCGGGCTCCCTACCCCAACACGCAAAGCGCCGCTACCTTTGAGAGCTTGTCCTCGGCGGAGTGTTTCTTCTGGATCTCGTGCTGCAGGGCCACGTAGATCTTGTCCTGAAGCTTCTGCACCTTCCTGGACTCAGTCAGCCACGGGCGATCTATGGAGACCACCAGGTCAGTGCTGCCATGGGGCTCTCCTCATGCTTTTTTAACCCTTCCTGCTCTCCAGGATGTTCTTGGGGATGGTGGGTTGGGCAGGCAGCTCCTTCTCCCATCGGACTTTGGGCAGATGCATTTTTTGCTGTCTTAGATACATTTTTACCCCAACCTCTTTTGCTGGGAATAACTTAAATCATCCAGCAGCCCTGAGattgatcacagaatcatagaattgtggaatggtttgggttggaagggacctcaaagcccattcagttccaactccctgccatgggcagggacacctcccattgaatcaggggctccaagccccatccagcctggccttgaacccctccagggatggggcagccaccactgctctggacaacccaGACCAggtcctcctcatcctcacagggaaacattttttccctaagatctcatctcaatctctcctctttaagctgaaaaccattccccctcatcctatccctgcatcccctgatcaagagcccctccccagctttcctagagcccctttcagtactggaagctgctctaaggtctccctggagccttttctctccaggctgagcaaccccaactctctcagcctggcctcatacaggaggttctccagcagATCATAACTGATTGTCGTACTGTGGGATCTAATTGCTTCTTGCCTCAAACGCGGGCACCAGGGCACTACACCAACCTTTGAAGCAAGATAATTTATAAGCCCGGTCTCCCCTGACACATGATCACCCCCACTGCCACCGTTCCCCCTCCGCGCCCCCTGTACCTGGGGAGAGCAGGACAGCAGCGGTGAAGAGGGCGAGCTCCTCATCCGACAGCTGCAGGCGGCACAGGGTCCTCCCCAGCTCGAAGATGGCGCCAATGAGGTCATcacagcctggagaggaggatgccACCACTCCACATGACCCATCAGCACTCCCACACCCCCCACCCACCAGTTGACCTGAACCAGCACTCGGGGCTTGGAAAGGTTTTGGAGATGACACGGGACCCTGGCAGAGGATGCTCAGCATCACTGGGCTTTGGGTTGGGGCAGAAATCAGGTCCAAATAGCGCACATCAACCCAATCCCACCAGGAGTGGGAGGAGATGTAGGAGGGTCTCACCCCACGCTCCCTCCATAGATTTAGCCCAGCCACCTTTCACCTGGCTGCAACCCCCAGCCTCGCCTGGGTGTCAAAAAGAGAGGAGAACCCCAAGAAAGGTGCAGCCAAGAGGCTCTTACCAAGTGACTTGAACATCTGCACGCCACCAAACTTCCCCTCGAAGAGGATGGTGTTGTTCAAGGGGTTGAACGCGCGGATCATGCGGATCAGGAGCACCTCGAGGCAACCTGACATAGGCAGGGGGGTTTCCATCATCCCAGGACCAAacggaagaaagagaaaagtgcCCAGTGCAAGTTTGAAGTCCAAATTGTTCATTTGCAAGAGCAGAATGGTTACACCAATAAACCCaattggggttttggttttatttaggTTTCCAGTTGCGACCACAATATTTCACCAAAAGCAAATCTCATCCAGGCATTCGCAACCGGACAAAGAGATTGATTGAGGTCACGGTAGAGCAgcaagagaggagagggggaaaacaacacaaataaagagaaaagggaaggaagaactGAAAGAAGGAGTTAAACTCGCATcaaagggcaacaaagctgggcaAAGGTCTGGAGCAAAAGtgttacgaggagcagctgaaggaccttTGGCTGTtgagtctggaggaggctgaggggcgacctcattgctctctccaattccctgaaaggaggttgtggagaggaggtagctgggctcttctcccaagggacaggggacaggactagagggaatggcctcaagctccgccaggggaggttcagggtggacattaggaaaaaaattttcatggaaaggatcattggtccctggcagaggctgcccagggagggggttgagtccccttccctggaggggtttaagggacgggtggacgaggtgctgagggacatgggttagtgattgatgggaatggttggactcgatgacccaatgggtcttttccaacctggtgattctatgattctatgacctgggCAGACAGATGGGTGGAGGACACGGGTCTGTGTTGCTAttgttctcttctccccagtttcttgctgggagaagagggaaggtttTGCCTTCCTGCTCCCCTTTGGGTTTGGTGCTTCTTTCCCAGGGGAAAACCCACTGCGCTCGTTTCCATCCCAGTTTCTGGGTGACTTTTGGTTTAGGGTAACCATGGAGAAAGAACTCTGCTCGGAACAGCTGCTCTTTGTGTCCCATCACCTTTGAACCTTCATTCAACTCCTTCCACCCCAGAACCTGCTCCTCGAGCACCGAGGCTGagccctggggcagctggggtgGCGAGGGAGGGAAAATCCTGAAAGGAAAGAACTAgcagagggaaaagatgggaTACACCTTCCACACGGCAGCTGCCGCTTGGGAGAGGCATCAGGGATGcaaggggaaaggcagggaTGCAACGAGGTCAACAGGGACGCGAGGAGGGTGGCAGCATCCCCTGCTCTTACCGGCTTTCAGGAGGATGATTTGGTCGTTCTGGCAGAGCTCCATGAAGCCGTCAATGCGCTTGGCAAACTCCACCACGTACTGGATGGCGTTGGAGATCTGCAGCGAGCACTGCTGCCACATGGCCTCGCAGCTCTGCCGACACAGCGGGGAGGTCGCTTAGGGCTCGCTGCCACCCTGTCACCTGGGCTTTGCTGCCACCacacctccctggccctgctgtccCACTCCATCCCCACTacaagaggaagggaaggaaccCAAGTGCCCACGGGAGTGGTGGCACTAGGACACCTGGACATCCCCAACACCCACAACCTCAAATCCCCCTCATCTGAGCTTTCGCAGCTTCCAAAAGAccccccctcatcctcctcgCCTTCCTCCCTGCGGCACCAGGGGTCCCACTCCATCCCCACTACGCAAGGCAGAGAAGGGACCCAAGTGCCCATGGGAGTGGTGGCACTAGGACACCTGGACATCCCCGACACCCACACCCCCAAATTCCCCGCGTGGGCTTTCACAGCTCCCAAAAGaccccctcatcctcctcgCCTTCCTCCCTGCGGCACTAGAGGATGGCAGTGGTCCTTGTCGAGAGTGGGGAGCCCAGGGGGCTGTGACCGTGATGCTCACCTTGCTCTGCAAGGTGCGGACCTCCTCGGGGGAGTAGAGGCTCCACGCCATGCGCTTGAGCTCCTCCGTCGTGTACTGGCACGTCTCCAGGTGCGACTTCACCACGTTCTGAGCCACTCGGTCTGCAAGGTGAGGGCAGTGGCCGATGAGCCCCAGGGACCCCGCTGGCCCCCCTCATCCTCAAATCCCAATGCCATCCTCTCCCAAGTGTCCCGCGGGGCTGGAGGAGCGAGGGGCCCACAGGTGATGTCACAGGATCTGAGGACAGATGGGGCACTGGGGATAAcgacctcaagctccgccaggggaggttcaggctggacattaggaaaaaaattttcatggaaagggtcattgggcactggcagaggctgcccagggagggggttgagtccccttccctggaggagtttaagggatgggtggacgaggcgctgagggacatggtttagtgttcgataggaatggttggactcgatgatccagtgggtcccttccaacctggtgattctatggttctatgattgtCCCCGGAGCAAGGGGGAAGATGTTCTGCACGACCTCAGGTGCACTGAGCTCCATTAGCGCTCAGCTTGCAGGAAGGGATGGGATTGGGGATGCTCCGAGAGCCAAGGTTGGGTTGATCCCTCGCTGCGAGCGTGCCTAGCGCTGCACGAGCACCCAGGGCTGGATGCCTCCTGCAAGGCACCCAGGGCTGCACCAAGCACCATCCCCAAGGCTGCGCGCCCCACACGTGCCCGGGGTCGTGCCAGCACCGCGCCAACGCTCACCGATCTCGAGGACAGAGATCTCGGGAGCCAGCTGCCCGCCCTCCAGCGCGCCGTGCGCAAACAGGGCTGGCTCCAGCATCAGCTCGTAGATGGACTCCTGCTTGATGAGCGTCGCATCGGCCACGTCCAGGCTGGACTGATCCGGGGACGGCTGAGCCGAGGCGAGCAGGTCGAGGTTGTAGTAGGTGCTGCTGCCGTCTGGGGTGAGGGGGAAATCGAAGAGGAGCCCATCGGAGAGCGTGGAGATGTCATCCAGGTCTGAGAGCCCGCTGCTGACGCTGGTGGTGTAGACACGGCTCAGGGGTTCGGGCTCATCCTTGGTGCCGCCgctctgctcctggctctgctggtgTTTCTGCACCTCGGCGTACAGGCTGTCCCGCTGCTTCTTCGACATGCGACCAAACTTCaccgctgcccagggaggagacGATGGAAGAGTTAGGGTGGCTACCACCTCGGAAGGGTCCTGGCTCCCAGGGGatcccagggagctgggctcttctcccaagtgacagggggcaggacgagagggaatggcctcaagctccaccaggggaggttcaggctggacaccaggaaaaaatatttcacggaaagggtcattggtccctggcagaggctgcccagggagggggttgagtcgccttccctcgaggggtttaagggatgggtggatgaggtgctgagagacatgggttagtatttgataggagtggttggactcgatgatccagtgggtcctttccaacctagtgattctatgattctgtgtttagATGGCGTAAGAGCCCTGAGCTGTGCAGGACCCTACCAGATGCATCCCCCACCCCGGACCAACCCTGGGTTGAACAGGACAGAATGGATTTAAAACTTCCCTGtggaaaatgcaaaagcatttcTTGCTCCCCAagcctctcccttcccctgAGCTGGCCTTGAGAGCCCAGTTGGTTCCAAGGAGGAGCAGATAGGTCCCTGGAGATGCCGGGCATCACTCACCATCGCGGGACATGCCGAGCGCCAGGCATTTCTGCAGGCGGCAGTGCTGGCAGCGGTTGCGGTTGGTGCGGTCGATCAGGCAGTTCCTCTGCCGGGAGCACGAGTAGCTGGCGTTGTTCTGCTGGCTCCTCCGAAAAAAACCCTGCTCGGGATGGGGAATGTGTTGAGAAAGCGCCCGGCGAGATGCCAGCCCCCCCCTGCAGCcaccccccctccagcccccatcCCCAGGCTCACCTTGCAGCCTTCACAGGTGATAACGCCGTAGTGGATCCCTGAGGACTTGTCTCCGCAGATCTTGCACGGGATCACTTCGATTTGGGCTGCGgtggagggaagaaggggaaaaaaccacagTGGTTAACGATGGCCCTGCCTCCGTGACAGCCGCAGCCACCCTCAGcagctggggaaactgaggcacgaggtcTGGACCCACAGCTCAGCCCTTCCTGGAGACCCTGCAAGGATTCTTGTGCCTCAAAAAGGACCCCAAAAAGGCTCATACAGGGCACAGGGTGCCCCCATCTGCTCCCCCAGCCTCTTTCTACCCTTTCTCTGGGTAGAAAAGCCCTTTGAGCTATAAAAGTGGAGCACATCCATGCTCCACTCCTGCCTGGGATCCCACTTTAGGATCATTCTCCTTATTTTTCAGCCAGTGTGCGCGCACTGAGGGGGCACCACAGACAGGCACATCCTCATCACAGGGacaatccccatccctgcacccacGGATGCTCTCCTGACAGGGGTCTGGCCCAAGAAGAAGATCTGGGGAGCCTCCAGCCCCCCCTTGGCAGCCCCTAGGAGAACCCAGGACCAATATAGCCATCGCTCAAGGTCCCAGCCCCCTTCCACCGATAAATCCGCTTCCCTCCTTGCTTCTGCTTCGCTGGCACTGAGCTGCTAATAGGCTTCGTCCTCCTCATTTTCCAGCTGCCCCAGATCTGGGCTGGCGGGCAGAGCCGGGGGGGGACGCAGGGCACCCCTGGGACTCGTACGTGCCTCCCGGCATCTCTGCACCCTCTAATCCCCGCTCCAGCCCCCACCCCTACTCCAAGCCTGGCGATGCTCTCAAGGGTGCTGGGCAGCCGCCGCTGCGCCAAAATAAACCCCGCAGCCAGATTATGGTTATTTCAAATCTCCTGGGCCTGTGCAAATCCCCGGCTCGGGTAATTCCCTTCTGCCTCTTTTCTCCCCTGGGAGCGACTGGGGCTGGGCAAGGGACGCATTTTACACGATGCTGTTGGCGGGGGGCACCCCTGCAGGCAGCGCCGGAGCTCAgcctgcaccccagcacccagcgGAGCCCTGGGGTCCCTCGCTGCTTtgggctggggcagctgggCTGCATCGGTCCCTCCAGGATGCTATGGGTTCTGCCCCAAACATGCTATAGGTCCTGCCCCAGGGATGCTATGGGTCCCCCCTGGAGCAGTTTTGTTCCCAGCCATTCAGGGGTGGGAGCAGAAGGACAGATCCCTCCCAGAGCAGCGgcggttgccccatccctggaggggttcaaggccaggttggatggggcttggagcccctgatccagtgggaggtgtccctgcccatggcaggggtgttggaactggatgggctttgaggtctgtcccaacccattccatgattctatgatccctccTCCATCCATCGACTCGCAGCTCAGCTCTTGCCCCAGATGCACcaggtggtttgggggttcatGCCCCCTTCCCAGGGCTGCTTCCAGGCTTCTCCCAGGGCTGTGTACTCACCCTGCCACAGCCCAGGAGGGGGAACATCCCACCCCAGAGCCTCTGCACATGCCTCTCGTGCATTTCTGGGCCTGGGGCAGCAGAGATACCTGCCAGGGGGCTGGTAGGGAATGGGCAGggatcatagaaacacagaatcaccagggtggaaaagacccaccggatcatcgagtccaaccattcccatcaatcactaacccatgtccctcagcacctcgtccacccgtcccttaaacccctccagggaaggcgactcaaccccctccctgggcagcctcggacagggaccaatcaccctttccatgaaaaatcttttcctaatgttcagcctaaacctcccctggtggagcttgaggccattccctctcatcctgtcccctgtccct
Above is a window of Phaenicophaeus curvirostris isolate KB17595 chromosome 28, BPBGC_Pcur_1.0, whole genome shotgun sequence DNA encoding:
- the LOC138731858 gene encoding nuclear receptor ROR-beta-like; translation: MRAQIEVIPCKICGDKSSGIHYGVITCEGCKGFFRRSQQNNASYSCSRQRNCLIDRTNRNRCQHCRLQKCLALGMSRDAVKFGRMSKKQRDSLYAEVQKHQQSQEQSGGTKDEPEPLSRVYTTSVSSGLSDLDDISTLSDGLLFDFPLTPDGSSTYYNLDLLASAQPSPDQSSLDVADATLIKQESIYELMLEPALFAHGALEGGQLAPEISVLEIDRVAQNVVKSHLETCQYTTEELKRMAWSLYSPEEVRTLQSKSCEAMWQQCSLQISNAIQYVVEFAKRIDGFMELCQNDQIILLKAGCLEVLLIRMIRAFNPLNNTILFEGKFGGVQMFKSLGCDDLIGAIFELGRTLCRLQLSDEELALFTAAVLLSPDRPWLTESRKVQKLQDKIYVALQHEIQKKHSAEDKLSKMVSKLPLMKTICNLHLDKLEFFRLLHPETAMNFPPLYKEVFNSELQYSDPRES